The genomic stretch TATACCCCCCTACCCTCAGAGCTGAAAGTATTTTAGAGATAAGACTCTTGGAAAGTTTTGATCGGAGTTGTATATATAAAAGAACGCTTTGCTTTATTCGAAAATCCTCGGGCTCTTGCAGCAACTCTATTAATTTATTTTTTATAATTAAGTATGCATTTACGCCAACCAGCTGAAAGTCTCTCGTTTGAAGAACTTGAATAAAATACACTTGTATCTGGCATATTTTTTCCCATGAGCCATTTTTTGTGAATAACTCACAAGCCAATTTTGCATTAACTTTAATACAACTGCATTCCGTCTCAGCCAAGACGTAATGGGCGTTACGTGGTTGAAAAAACTCAACCATCCCAAACAATGAAGGTGCTGATGAAGAGTGCATCAGCAAATGGTCATACTTACGATAAACAGAGAAATGACCACTTATGACGAATGTAAAACAGGAGTTATCGTTATCTTCACGAAATGGGATCCTTTCACCTTTATTCGTGATGAATGCTTCCCCAATAGCCTCTATTTCATGGCAAATTTCCTGCAAAACTTCAACGGGCTTGTTGAACCTGGTAGTTCTGCACTCAACTTCATCATCTTTATGAAAATAAGCTTCTTCATTGTTCATTCTATTGCCTCACCCGTATTTTTTAATGGAATAAGAGCTAACATCCCTCAAGCACTCGGCCGCAGTCAAAATGCATAATTCCATTAATAAATCGCATAATAAATATGACATACATTTGCGCAACTAATGAATGTTACTCACAGTATGATACTCAATGAATTCATCATCACACATTAAACAAACTCCACAAATTATTTATGCTTGTTTATCAAGACGACTTCCCCAGACCAGTAATGCATTATCCTGGCAAAGTGCAAGATAAGCATCCAAAACCGCCCATTATTTTTCAAAAACGAAATTATCCACACTGGAAACTTCAGCGTAAACATTGATATCGCCATACATCAATGATAGCAGTAAGCATCATCCTTTAATTCATAGAAAAAACCCGCATAAATTTCTTTATTACGGGTCAAATGTTTCAATTAAATCATTTTTTAAAAGCAGTGGCACTCAGGGACTCATTCTGA from Rahnella sikkimica encodes the following:
- a CDS encoding helix-turn-helix domain-containing protein; amino-acid sequence: MNNEEAYFHKDDEVECRTTRFNKPVEVLQEICHEIEAIGEAFITNKGERIPFREDNDNSCFTFVISGHFSVYRKYDHLLMHSSSAPSLFGMVEFFQPRNAHYVLAETECSCIKVNAKLACELFTKNGSWEKICQIQVYFIQVLQTRDFQLVGVNAYLIIKNKLIELLQEPEDFRIKQSVLLYIQLRSKLSKSLISKILSALRVGGYIDMKKGKLIAVNHLPKDY